Proteins from a single region of Primulina tabacum isolate GXHZ01 chromosome 5, ASM2559414v2, whole genome shotgun sequence:
- the LOC142544305 gene encoding uncharacterized protein LOC142544305, with product MILCLDNSGGEATYNSGGVMTQGELEQNAKTSQQPQRRLNPHMKDVVKTEVLKLLDVGIIYPISDSKWVNTAFEWTQECQNAFDNIIRHLTSAPFMQPPDWSLPFEIMCDASDYAIDAVLGQRRNGKPYVIYYAKFGIVIKDKKGTENVVADHLSRLVTGSSCEMTPINDNFPDEHLFSVTTTPWFANIVNFLVTGKMSPQWSSQDKRKFLNEVKNFYWDDPYLFKYCPDQIFRRCIPDNEVSSVIKFCHSEAFAVDYVSKWIEAIPCRTNDHKIVIKFLKENIFSRFGIPRAMISDGGTHFVNKPFASLMKKYGITHKVTTPYHPQTNGQVELANREIKQILEKTHVYTYGAVDIENPKNGNIGLMRSISTSAYLGGSQVLGIIPTALAEGNITGVTIGEELKVSSMYERITQMIENSDAFIALPGGFGTLEEIFHTVSWAQLNIHNKPVGLLNINNYFDSLLTFLDKAVEQNFISENSRRMLIWVSSKNPLVLELSLLPWRGLAGKHAIFLGY from the exons aacaaaatgctaaaacatctcaacaaccacaaaggagattaaatccacacatgaaagatgttgtgaaaactgaagttctcaaactacttgatgttgggattatctaccctatttctgatagtaagtgggtaa acactgcatttgagtggactcaagaatgtcaaaatgcttttgataatattattcgacatttaacatcagctcctttcatgcaacctcctgattggtctttaccatttgaaatcatgtgcgatgcgagtgattatgcaatcgatgcagtactgggtcaaagaagaaacggtaagccttatgtgatatattatgcaa aatttggcattgtgatcaaagataaaaaaggaaccgagaatgtcgtagccgatcatttatcgagactagtaacaggatcatcttgtgaaatgacaccaattaacgataattttcctgatgaacatctattttcagttactactacaccttggtttgctaacatagtaaattttcttgtgacaggaaaaatgtcaccgcaatggagttcccaagataaaagaaaatttttgaatgaggtaaaaaacttttattgggatgatccgtatctgttcaagtattgtccagatcaaatttttcgacgttgcatacccgacaatgaggtaagtagtgtcattaaattttgtcattcagaagcat ttgcagttgattatgtttccaaatggatagaggcaattccatgtcgaacaaatgatcataaaatcgtcatcaaatttttaaaagaaaatatttttagtagatttggaattcctcgggccatgataagtgatgggggaactcactttgttaataaaccatttgcttcattaatgaaaaaatatggtattactcataaagtaactactccttatcatcctcaaacaaatggacaagttgaattagctaatagggagataaagcaaattttggaaaaaact catgtgtatacttatggagctgtggatattgaaaatcctaaaaatg gtaatattgggttaatgcgATCTATTTCAACATCTGCttatcttggaggtagtcaggttttgggtattattcctacagctttagctgaaggaaatattacaggtgttacgattggggaggaattaaaagtttcttctatgtatgaaagaatcactcaaatgattgaaaattctgatgcttttatcgcactaccaggtggttttggtacattagaagaaatttttcacactgtttcttgggcacaacttaatatccataataaacctgtgggcttgttgaatatcaataattattttgacagtttgttgacatttcttgataaagctgtggaacagaatttcatttcagaaaattcacgacggatgctcatct GGGTGTCATCCAAGAATCCTCTGGTGCTGGAATTGTCTCTTCTTCCGTGGAGAGGATTAGCCGGGAAACATGCAATATTTCTCGGGTACTGA